A single Venturia canescens isolate UGA chromosome 1, ASM1945775v1, whole genome shotgun sequence DNA region contains:
- the raw gene encoding uncharacterized protein raw isoform X3 — MKRGALIPIAKGFDIWKAAVPMSASHSLHCDGKDTNYRIGTKRMAYEVFLGGSCNPTTWRSEIAIPTLQSLGITYYNPQVSQWGPELIAQEYEAKQTARVLLFVIDNQTRNTAGIIEAAQLAATRSDSLVLVIYPYRQGQAILGETVSTQEYYDLMNGLLILEYFVERQRIPIFESVSVALNGTSKILREAINVQDLNQEDGMKPARISLTQNGTDIISLREIFKSLDTNDTGAIRLNEALVTLQSSAKCNMSVSELLNAVNKSDTHEALIKNVTNKDDSPEQRITFDQFCALSSEWTRRTKSNGSNCESEIPSVWSILCRKASKFIRRAFVHPLNRFLDWTNSLIPESEKRDLYIGVVGKDLFWLESSAAPLIESMGLTLHRPNTNEYTVRSMPQEVQRMKNSRLILLIVPQHSRGIAIMTLAAHLIGLRANLVLCVQTMPEGSVISGEKLTEQATKDYNRGRMYLSDYANREGVPVFQNIADALQHAIQLVQSPC, encoded by the exons ATGAAGCGTGGAGCACTGATCCCCATTGCAAAAGGATTTGATATTTGGAA AGCAGCCGTTCCTATGAGCGCCTCTCACTCGTTACACTGTGATGGAAAGGATACTAATTACCGAATTGGTACAA AGAGGATGGCGTATGAAGTATTTTTGGGAGGATCCTGTAATCCCACCACCTGGAGGTCAGAAATAGCGATACCGACGCTCCAATCTCTTGGCATTACTTACTATAATCCT CAAGTCTCGCAATGGGGACCGGAGCTAATAGCTCAAGAGTACGAGGCGAAACAGACGGCTCGTGTTTTGTTATTCGTAATAGACAATCAAACGCGAAATACCGCTGGTATAATCGAAGCAGCTCAGTTGGCGGCAACGAGGAGCGATTCATTGGTTCTAGTGATTTATCCGTACAGGCAAGGTCAAGCGATCCTCGGCGAGACAGTATCTACTCA AGAATATTACGATTTAATGAATGGACTCCTGATCCTCGAATACTTTGTGGAGCGACAGAGAATTCCCATTTTCGAAAGTGTATCCGTCGCTCTCAATGGCACGTCCAAG ATTCTTCGGGAGGCGATCAACGTTCAGGATCTGAATCAAGAGGATGGAATGAAGCCTGCGAGGATTTCACTGACTCAGAATGGAACTGATATAAT ATCTTTGCGAGAAATCTTCAAATCATTGGACACAAACGATACTGGTGCAATACGTTTGAATGAG GCTTTGGTAACGCTGCAGTCGAGTGCGAAGTGTAATATGTCGGTGTCCGAACTGCTTAATGCCGTGAATAAATCAG ATACGCATGAGGCTCTGATTAAAAATGTGACGAACAAAGACGATAGTCCTGAGCAGAGAATAACGTTCGATCAGTTTTGTGCCCTTTCGAGCGAATGGACGAGACGCACGAAAAGCAACGGGAGTAATTGTGAAAGTGAGATACCTTCAGTTTGGAGTATATTATGTAGGAAGGCCTCAAAGTTCATACGACGAGCTTTCGTACACCCCCTTAATCGTTTCTTAG attgGACAAACTCGCTCATACCGGAATCGGAAAAGAGAGATTTGTATATCGGAGTCGTTGGCAAAGATCTGTTTTGGTTGGAATCTTCGGCAGCGCCGCTAATCGA ATCGATGGGCTTAACGTTGCATCGGCCGAACACGAACGAGTATACGGTGCGGTCAATGCCGCAGGAAGTTCAGCGGATGAAAAATTCGCGGCTTATTTTGCTCATTGTGCCGCAACATTCGCGTGGTATAGCAATCATGACATTGGCAGCTCACTTGATCGGTTTACGCGCTAACCTCGTTTTGTGCGTTCAAACGATGCCGGAAGGCTCTGTCATTTCCGGTGAAAAG CTCACCGAGCAAGCCACGAAAGACTACAACCGAGGTAGAATGTACCTGTCGGACTACGCAAACCGCGAAGGTGTACCTGTTTTTCAGAATATCGCTGATGCGCTACAGCACGCGATACAGCTAGTTCAAAGTCCCTGTTAA
- the PIG-S gene encoding GPI transamidase component PIG-S translates to MTEETEVTGIDSPTDAKYRVHASIAFAVLLLGVGVPLWWHTTAVPRVRLPYAGIAELSGLEMKIKVNVVVAGLEKDRIELLAEEISQAFQDSEAYSLNVKYELISLKLVWSAYTPVDHEKIAKTFDLGVGDLLLLESPNVQGVLVGPGRSIFFSNGTSGAKLAEVLRKWILRDESVALTKNALTDPTKYSLDEENRRRFPASPAYDILLTLVNPEPEKLTVKWDLPSLANDYIEPFLQDISIVANFSIKSQWLYLMPLDVSPKQIPDSSPRGRHYALPEDVLPQLITPLEKKLASQISLHPCINLVVYVVPCDESPLHIYTKSGYRPKSINNVEAFLSPRWGGIVIANPPSEDCEEAQGDGAVEVVPNAATIMGVFIAQLRSLLGIPETEENISGVEVLPLVGSKPRDWELDALLRIRTVEQLTSAKLTLQSLAQLLEEISNIVITETVGNRINNALRLVESSAESLRRADLNGAFLLSKEAFVIAEEAFTDPSLLALLYFPDDQKYAVYIPLFLPVMIPVLLSLKNIKKFYFPSRAEEVEEPSEKPNEQNDCEDDGDDDYEDEDEKAD, encoded by the exons cgAAATACAGGGTGCACGCGAGTATAGCTTTCGCTGTGTTACTGCTCGGCGTCGGGGTACCATTATGGTGGCACACGACCGCTGTCCCACGTGTGCGACTTCCTTATGCCGGAATAGCCGAATTATCGGGGcttgaaatgaaaatcaagGTTAACGTTGTCGTCGCTGGCCTCGAGAAAGATCGCATCGAATTACTCGCCGAAGAAATCTCCCAAGCTTTTCAAGACTCTG AAGCATACAGCCTCAACGTTAAATACGAACTCATTTCGTTGAAACTCGTGTGGTCCGCATACACGCCCGTGGATCacgaaaaaatcgcgaaaacttTTGACCTGGGCGTTGGCGATCTGCTGCTCCTCGAATCTCCGAACGTGCAAGGCGTCCTCGTAGGTCCAGGACGAAgcatatttttctccaacggGACAA GTGGAGCTAAACTGGCTGAAGTTCTAAGAAAATGGATTTTGAGAGACGAGTCCGTGGCACTGACGAAAAACGCCTTAACTGACCCAACAAAGTACAGCCTCGACGAAGAAAATCGTAGACGTTTTCCAGCCAGTCCGGCTTACGACATTCTGCTGACTTTGGTAAATCCGGAACCGGAAAAGCTGACGGTCAAATGGGATTTGCCGAGTCTAGCCAATG ATTACATCGAACCGTTTCTCCAGGACATTTCCATCGTGGCTAATTTCTCAATCAAATCTCAGTGGCTTTATCTCATGCCTCTGGATGTGTCTCCTAAACAAATTCCGGACAGTAGTCCACGGGGCAGACACTATGCACTGCCCGAAGATGTTTTGCCACAACTGATCACTCCTCTGGAAAAGAAACTAG CTTCACAGATCAGTCTACATCCATGCATCAATCTCGTCGTGTACGTTGTTCCATGCGACGAATCACCTCTTCATATTTACACGAAGAGCGGTTATCGACCGAAATCTATCAATAACGTGGAGGCTTTCCTTTCCCCAAG aTGGGGAGGCATCGTCATAGCGAATCCCCCGTCGGAAGACTGTGAAGAAGCTCAAGGCGACGGAGCGGTCGAGGTTGTGCCGAACGCTGCCACGATAATGGGAGTTTTTATAGCTCAGTTGAGGTCGCTTTTGGGTATTCCAGAAACG gaagaaaatatttccgGTGTCGAGGTCCTTCCTCTTGTGGGTTCGAAGCCACGCGACTGGGAACTCGATGCTCTCTTACGGATACGCACAGTCGAGCAGCTGACGTCAGCAAAATTAACGCTGCAATCACTCGCCCAACTTCTCGAGGAGATCAGCAATATCGTAATAACCGAAACCGTCGGTAATAGAATAAATAACGCTTTGAGACTAGTTGAGAGTTCGGCAGAGAGTCTGAGAAGAGCTGATCTCAATGGAGCTTTTCTATTGAGCAAAGAAGCTTTCGTGATCGCCGAAGAAGCATTTACGGATCCCTCGCTCCTTgcacttttatattttccagATGATCAGAA aTACGCAGTCTACATTCCGCTATTTCTACCTGTCATGATACCAGTATTATTGTCCTTGAAGAATATCAAGAAATTTTACTTCCCCTCTCGCGCTGAGGAGGTGGAAGAACCTAGTGAAAAGCCGAACGAACAAAACGATTGCGAAGACGATGGAGACGATGATTAtgaagatgaagatgaaaaagcCGATTAG
- the raw gene encoding uncharacterized protein raw isoform X4 gives MSASHSLHCDGKDTNYRIGTKRMAYEVFLGGSCNPTTWRSEIAIPTLQSLGITYYNPQVSQWGPELIAQEYEAKQTARVLLFVIDNQTRNTAGIIEAAQLAATRSDSLVLVIYPYRQGQAILGETVSTQEYYDLMNGLLILEYFVERQRIPIFESVSVALNGTSKILREAINVQDLNQEDGMKPARISLTQNGTDIISLREIFKSLDTNDTGAIRLNEALVTLQSSAKCNMSVSELLNAVNKSDTHEALIKNVTNKDDSPEQRITFDQFCALSSEWTRRTKSNGSNCESEIPSVWSILCRKASKFIRRAFVHPLNRFLDWTNSLIPESEKRDLYIGVVGKDLFWLESSAAPLIESMGLTLHRPNTNEYTVRSMPQEVQRMKNSRLILLIVPQHSRGIAIMTLAAHLIGLRANLVLCVQTMPEGSVISGEKLTEQATKDYNRGRMYLSDYANREGVPVFQNIADALQHAIQLVQSPC, from the exons ATGAGCGCCTCTCACTCGTTACACTGTGATGGAAAGGATACTAATTACCGAATTGGTACAA AGAGGATGGCGTATGAAGTATTTTTGGGAGGATCCTGTAATCCCACCACCTGGAGGTCAGAAATAGCGATACCGACGCTCCAATCTCTTGGCATTACTTACTATAATCCT CAAGTCTCGCAATGGGGACCGGAGCTAATAGCTCAAGAGTACGAGGCGAAACAGACGGCTCGTGTTTTGTTATTCGTAATAGACAATCAAACGCGAAATACCGCTGGTATAATCGAAGCAGCTCAGTTGGCGGCAACGAGGAGCGATTCATTGGTTCTAGTGATTTATCCGTACAGGCAAGGTCAAGCGATCCTCGGCGAGACAGTATCTACTCA AGAATATTACGATTTAATGAATGGACTCCTGATCCTCGAATACTTTGTGGAGCGACAGAGAATTCCCATTTTCGAAAGTGTATCCGTCGCTCTCAATGGCACGTCCAAG ATTCTTCGGGAGGCGATCAACGTTCAGGATCTGAATCAAGAGGATGGAATGAAGCCTGCGAGGATTTCACTGACTCAGAATGGAACTGATATAAT ATCTTTGCGAGAAATCTTCAAATCATTGGACACAAACGATACTGGTGCAATACGTTTGAATGAG GCTTTGGTAACGCTGCAGTCGAGTGCGAAGTGTAATATGTCGGTGTCCGAACTGCTTAATGCCGTGAATAAATCAG ATACGCATGAGGCTCTGATTAAAAATGTGACGAACAAAGACGATAGTCCTGAGCAGAGAATAACGTTCGATCAGTTTTGTGCCCTTTCGAGCGAATGGACGAGACGCACGAAAAGCAACGGGAGTAATTGTGAAAGTGAGATACCTTCAGTTTGGAGTATATTATGTAGGAAGGCCTCAAAGTTCATACGACGAGCTTTCGTACACCCCCTTAATCGTTTCTTAG attgGACAAACTCGCTCATACCGGAATCGGAAAAGAGAGATTTGTATATCGGAGTCGTTGGCAAAGATCTGTTTTGGTTGGAATCTTCGGCAGCGCCGCTAATCGA ATCGATGGGCTTAACGTTGCATCGGCCGAACACGAACGAGTATACGGTGCGGTCAATGCCGCAGGAAGTTCAGCGGATGAAAAATTCGCGGCTTATTTTGCTCATTGTGCCGCAACATTCGCGTGGTATAGCAATCATGACATTGGCAGCTCACTTGATCGGTTTACGCGCTAACCTCGTTTTGTGCGTTCAAACGATGCCGGAAGGCTCTGTCATTTCCGGTGAAAAG CTCACCGAGCAAGCCACGAAAGACTACAACCGAGGTAGAATGTACCTGTCGGACTACGCAAACCGCGAAGGTGTACCTGTTTTTCAGAATATCGCTGATGCGCTACAGCACGCGATACAGCTAGTTCAAAGTCCCTGTTAA
- the raw gene encoding uncharacterized protein raw isoform X2, producing MRWFPHWCQLRKMLSLTKDCSEISPDDCIMFGNFCIFATKLAHLCERGAAVPMSASHSLHCDGKDTNYRIGTKRMAYEVFLGGSCNPTTWRSEIAIPTLQSLGITYYNPQVSQWGPELIAQEYEAKQTARVLLFVIDNQTRNTAGIIEAAQLAATRSDSLVLVIYPYRQGQAILGETVSTQEYYDLMNGLLILEYFVERQRIPIFESVSVALNGTSKILREAINVQDLNQEDGMKPARISLTQNGTDIISLREIFKSLDTNDTGAIRLNEALVTLQSSAKCNMSVSELLNAVNKSDTHEALIKNVTNKDDSPEQRITFDQFCALSSEWTRRTKSNGSNCENWTNSLIPESEKRDLYIGVVGKDLFWLESSAAPLIESMGLTLHRPNTNEYTVRSMPQEVQRMKNSRLILLIVPQHSRGIAIMTLAAHLIGLRANLVLCVQTMPEGSVISGEKLTEQATKDYNRGRMYLSDYANREGVPVFQNIADALQHAIQLVQSPC from the exons ATGCGGTGGTTTCCACATTGGTGCCAGCTGCGAAAAATGCTGAGTCTCACTAAGGACTGTTCAGAGATCAGTCCTGACGACTGTATAATGTTTGGGAATTTCTGTATATTTGCCACTAAACTTGCACACCTGTGCGAGAGAGG AGCAGCCGTTCCTATGAGCGCCTCTCACTCGTTACACTGTGATGGAAAGGATACTAATTACCGAATTGGTACAA AGAGGATGGCGTATGAAGTATTTTTGGGAGGATCCTGTAATCCCACCACCTGGAGGTCAGAAATAGCGATACCGACGCTCCAATCTCTTGGCATTACTTACTATAATCCT CAAGTCTCGCAATGGGGACCGGAGCTAATAGCTCAAGAGTACGAGGCGAAACAGACGGCTCGTGTTTTGTTATTCGTAATAGACAATCAAACGCGAAATACCGCTGGTATAATCGAAGCAGCTCAGTTGGCGGCAACGAGGAGCGATTCATTGGTTCTAGTGATTTATCCGTACAGGCAAGGTCAAGCGATCCTCGGCGAGACAGTATCTACTCA AGAATATTACGATTTAATGAATGGACTCCTGATCCTCGAATACTTTGTGGAGCGACAGAGAATTCCCATTTTCGAAAGTGTATCCGTCGCTCTCAATGGCACGTCCAAG ATTCTTCGGGAGGCGATCAACGTTCAGGATCTGAATCAAGAGGATGGAATGAAGCCTGCGAGGATTTCACTGACTCAGAATGGAACTGATATAAT ATCTTTGCGAGAAATCTTCAAATCATTGGACACAAACGATACTGGTGCAATACGTTTGAATGAG GCTTTGGTAACGCTGCAGTCGAGTGCGAAGTGTAATATGTCGGTGTCCGAACTGCTTAATGCCGTGAATAAATCAG ATACGCATGAGGCTCTGATTAAAAATGTGACGAACAAAGACGATAGTCCTGAGCAGAGAATAACGTTCGATCAGTTTTGTGCCCTTTCGAGCGAATGGACGAGACGCACGAAAAGCAACGGGAGTAATTGTGAAA attgGACAAACTCGCTCATACCGGAATCGGAAAAGAGAGATTTGTATATCGGAGTCGTTGGCAAAGATCTGTTTTGGTTGGAATCTTCGGCAGCGCCGCTAATCGA ATCGATGGGCTTAACGTTGCATCGGCCGAACACGAACGAGTATACGGTGCGGTCAATGCCGCAGGAAGTTCAGCGGATGAAAAATTCGCGGCTTATTTTGCTCATTGTGCCGCAACATTCGCGTGGTATAGCAATCATGACATTGGCAGCTCACTTGATCGGTTTACGCGCTAACCTCGTTTTGTGCGTTCAAACGATGCCGGAAGGCTCTGTCATTTCCGGTGAAAAG CTCACCGAGCAAGCCACGAAAGACTACAACCGAGGTAGAATGTACCTGTCGGACTACGCAAACCGCGAAGGTGTACCTGTTTTTCAGAATATCGCTGATGCGCTACAGCACGCGATACAGCTAGTTCAAAGTCCCTGTTAA
- the raw gene encoding uncharacterized protein raw isoform X1, whose translation MRWFPHWCQLRKMLSLTKDCSEISPDDCIMFGNFCIFATKLAHLCERGAAVPMSASHSLHCDGKDTNYRIGTKRMAYEVFLGGSCNPTTWRSEIAIPTLQSLGITYYNPQVSQWGPELIAQEYEAKQTARVLLFVIDNQTRNTAGIIEAAQLAATRSDSLVLVIYPYRQGQAILGETVSTQEYYDLMNGLLILEYFVERQRIPIFESVSVALNGTSKILREAINVQDLNQEDGMKPARISLTQNGTDIISLREIFKSLDTNDTGAIRLNEALVTLQSSAKCNMSVSELLNAVNKSDTHEALIKNVTNKDDSPEQRITFDQFCALSSEWTRRTKSNGSNCESEIPSVWSILCRKASKFIRRAFVHPLNRFLDWTNSLIPESEKRDLYIGVVGKDLFWLESSAAPLIESMGLTLHRPNTNEYTVRSMPQEVQRMKNSRLILLIVPQHSRGIAIMTLAAHLIGLRANLVLCVQTMPEGSVISGEKLTEQATKDYNRGRMYLSDYANREGVPVFQNIADALQHAIQLVQSPC comes from the exons ATGCGGTGGTTTCCACATTGGTGCCAGCTGCGAAAAATGCTGAGTCTCACTAAGGACTGTTCAGAGATCAGTCCTGACGACTGTATAATGTTTGGGAATTTCTGTATATTTGCCACTAAACTTGCACACCTGTGCGAGAGAGG AGCAGCCGTTCCTATGAGCGCCTCTCACTCGTTACACTGTGATGGAAAGGATACTAATTACCGAATTGGTACAA AGAGGATGGCGTATGAAGTATTTTTGGGAGGATCCTGTAATCCCACCACCTGGAGGTCAGAAATAGCGATACCGACGCTCCAATCTCTTGGCATTACTTACTATAATCCT CAAGTCTCGCAATGGGGACCGGAGCTAATAGCTCAAGAGTACGAGGCGAAACAGACGGCTCGTGTTTTGTTATTCGTAATAGACAATCAAACGCGAAATACCGCTGGTATAATCGAAGCAGCTCAGTTGGCGGCAACGAGGAGCGATTCATTGGTTCTAGTGATTTATCCGTACAGGCAAGGTCAAGCGATCCTCGGCGAGACAGTATCTACTCA AGAATATTACGATTTAATGAATGGACTCCTGATCCTCGAATACTTTGTGGAGCGACAGAGAATTCCCATTTTCGAAAGTGTATCCGTCGCTCTCAATGGCACGTCCAAG ATTCTTCGGGAGGCGATCAACGTTCAGGATCTGAATCAAGAGGATGGAATGAAGCCTGCGAGGATTTCACTGACTCAGAATGGAACTGATATAAT ATCTTTGCGAGAAATCTTCAAATCATTGGACACAAACGATACTGGTGCAATACGTTTGAATGAG GCTTTGGTAACGCTGCAGTCGAGTGCGAAGTGTAATATGTCGGTGTCCGAACTGCTTAATGCCGTGAATAAATCAG ATACGCATGAGGCTCTGATTAAAAATGTGACGAACAAAGACGATAGTCCTGAGCAGAGAATAACGTTCGATCAGTTTTGTGCCCTTTCGAGCGAATGGACGAGACGCACGAAAAGCAACGGGAGTAATTGTGAAAGTGAGATACCTTCAGTTTGGAGTATATTATGTAGGAAGGCCTCAAAGTTCATACGACGAGCTTTCGTACACCCCCTTAATCGTTTCTTAG attgGACAAACTCGCTCATACCGGAATCGGAAAAGAGAGATTTGTATATCGGAGTCGTTGGCAAAGATCTGTTTTGGTTGGAATCTTCGGCAGCGCCGCTAATCGA ATCGATGGGCTTAACGTTGCATCGGCCGAACACGAACGAGTATACGGTGCGGTCAATGCCGCAGGAAGTTCAGCGGATGAAAAATTCGCGGCTTATTTTGCTCATTGTGCCGCAACATTCGCGTGGTATAGCAATCATGACATTGGCAGCTCACTTGATCGGTTTACGCGCTAACCTCGTTTTGTGCGTTCAAACGATGCCGGAAGGCTCTGTCATTTCCGGTGAAAAG CTCACCGAGCAAGCCACGAAAGACTACAACCGAGGTAGAATGTACCTGTCGGACTACGCAAACCGCGAAGGTGTACCTGTTTTTCAGAATATCGCTGATGCGCTACAGCACGCGATACAGCTAGTTCAAAGTCCCTGTTAA